One genomic region from Fictibacillus marinisediminis encodes:
- the map gene encoding type I methionyl aminopeptidase, which yields MITYKSKRDIEQMHKAGQLLANCHKEIKKIIKPGISTLEIDAFVERFLKEHGATPEQKGYQGYPFATCASVNDVICHGFPNKKKLKSGDIVTIDMVVKLNGWLADSAWSYTVGEVSEKARHLMEATEKSLYLGIEKAVIGNRIGDISHAIQQYAEGEGLSVVREFIGHGIGRVMHEDPQVPHAGTKGTGPLLKEGMVLTIEPMLNTGKRYVKIDNDGWTARTFDGSLSTQYEHTIAITKEGPLVLTAQ from the coding sequence ATGATTACTTATAAGTCAAAAAGAGATATTGAACAAATGCACAAAGCCGGACAGCTGCTGGCGAATTGCCACAAAGAGATCAAGAAAATCATCAAGCCGGGTATTTCAACACTTGAAATTGATGCTTTTGTGGAGAGGTTTCTTAAAGAACACGGAGCAACTCCTGAACAAAAAGGTTATCAGGGATATCCTTTTGCCACTTGTGCTTCGGTGAACGATGTCATCTGCCACGGCTTTCCGAACAAGAAGAAACTGAAATCAGGAGACATCGTGACGATTGACATGGTCGTGAAATTAAACGGCTGGCTTGCTGATTCCGCATGGTCGTATACAGTAGGGGAAGTATCTGAAAAAGCTCGCCATCTGATGGAGGCCACCGAAAAATCACTTTATCTCGGCATTGAAAAAGCTGTGATTGGCAATCGGATCGGAGACATCTCTCATGCCATCCAGCAGTATGCAGAAGGAGAAGGGCTTTCAGTCGTCCGGGAGTTTATCGGACATGGGATCGGACGGGTGATGCATGAGGATCCTCAAGTGCCGCACGCCGGTACAAAAGGAACAGGCCCGCTCTTAAAAGAAGGAATGGTCCTTACGATTGAGCCGATGCTGAACACAGGCAAACGCTATGTGAAAATAGATAATGACGGATGGACCGCCCGTACGTTTGATGGCTCGCTATCCACTCAATATGAGCATACGATTGCCATAACAAAAGAAGGTCCGCTCGTTCTGACGGCTCAATAA
- a CDS encoding bifunctional 5,10-methylenetetrahydrofolate dehydrogenase/5,10-methenyltetrahydrofolate cyclohydrolase, producing MENKLILDGTRVAAEIKEQLKERVSSLTTQGTIPCLATVLVGEDPSSATYVKMKGNACEKLGILSKRIHLSAEITTEDLLNTIHELNQDENVHGILLQHPVPSHIDERAAFEAIDIEKDVDGVTSWGFGQTSFGFGSYPSCTPAAIMAIMDFYDISIEGKHAVVVGRSPILGKPVSMLLLNRNATVTTCHSYTQNLNEIVKQADIVVAAVGKPKFIQGDWIKQGAVVMDAGYNPGNIGDADYEECEKNAGAITPVPGGVGPVTIAMLLKHTVDAAEKKLENK from the coding sequence ATGGAAAACAAGCTAATACTCGATGGCACCCGTGTCGCAGCAGAAATTAAAGAGCAGCTAAAAGAAAGAGTTTCGTCATTAACCACCCAAGGCACCATACCCTGTCTGGCGACTGTTTTAGTAGGAGAAGACCCTTCTTCTGCTACATACGTAAAAATGAAAGGCAACGCTTGTGAAAAGCTAGGAATCCTATCAAAAAGGATTCATCTTTCAGCAGAGATTACCACGGAAGATCTATTAAACACTATCCATGAATTGAATCAGGATGAGAACGTGCATGGCATCCTTCTTCAGCATCCTGTACCTTCCCATATTGATGAAAGAGCCGCGTTTGAAGCGATCGACATTGAAAAGGATGTGGATGGTGTAACGAGCTGGGGATTTGGACAGACTTCGTTCGGATTTGGCAGCTATCCATCCTGTACGCCTGCAGCCATTATGGCCATTATGGATTTCTATGACATTTCGATTGAAGGTAAGCACGCTGTCGTTGTCGGCAGGAGCCCTATATTGGGCAAACCGGTTTCCATGCTGCTCCTTAACCGAAACGCTACCGTAACCACCTGCCATTCCTACACTCAAAATTTGAATGAGATCGTAAAACAGGCCGATATTGTTGTAGCGGCCGTTGGAAAGCCTAAGTTCATCCAAGGAGATTGGATCAAGCAAGGGGCCGTTGTCATGGACGCCGGCTATAATCCGGGCAACATTGGCGATGCTGATTACGAAGAATGCGAGAAAAATGCCGGAGCCATCACCCCTGTTCCAGGCGGTGTCGGTCCAGTCACTATCGCGATGCTGCTGAAACATACAGTGGATGCAGCTGAGAAAAAACTCGAGAATAAGTAA
- the mgtE gene encoding magnesium transporter gives MFKEMTGNQILLFVIKSLKELRKKEFQELMDELHPYDIAEVYKTLPEKHRHKFLTFLTTRQLASLIQELDSHFQIEILHKLGIERSSHIMNEMENDDLADLLSNFSFEEIQDFLASMKADESRTVQSLMQYPADTAGGIMTNRFVWIPQMFTVRDAVDKLKTFAGFAENIYYLYVINEEKQLAGVVSYRDLLLGDLNDRIEDIMFTRVISVAADMDQEEVARTIEKYDFIAVPVVDDNDVLLGIVTVDDVLDVLIEEANEDIEKLSASGKSIDFNTSAFVASYRRLPWLILLLFIGIISGSIISAFEDTLSKVVSLAFFMPMIAGMTGNTGTQSLAVVVRGLVSNDIDKKVVWRLIFREFGVGLIIGTTCGILIALVAFFWQGNAILGLVVGSSLFLTLIIGTLAGTLIPLLLYRFNVDPAVASGPLITTLNDIFSLLVYFGTASIFISHLI, from the coding sequence GTGTTCAAGGAAATGACGGGAAATCAGATCCTGCTTTTTGTTATAAAAAGTTTAAAAGAACTTCGAAAGAAAGAGTTCCAGGAATTAATGGACGAACTGCACCCATACGACATCGCGGAAGTCTATAAGACACTGCCGGAGAAACACCGGCATAAATTTCTTACGTTCCTGACAACAAGGCAGCTTGCTTCTCTCATTCAGGAACTGGACAGCCATTTTCAAATCGAGATTCTTCATAAATTAGGAATCGAACGATCATCCCATATCATGAATGAAATGGAAAACGATGACCTGGCGGACTTGCTAAGTAATTTCTCATTTGAAGAGATTCAGGATTTTCTAGCATCCATGAAGGCGGATGAATCCCGTACGGTCCAATCACTCATGCAATATCCTGCCGACACCGCCGGCGGGATTATGACCAATCGGTTCGTCTGGATCCCGCAGATGTTTACAGTTCGCGATGCGGTCGATAAACTGAAGACGTTCGCCGGATTTGCTGAAAATATTTATTATCTGTATGTCATTAATGAAGAAAAGCAGCTTGCCGGCGTCGTTTCCTATCGTGATCTGCTGCTGGGAGACCTCAACGACCGGATTGAAGACATCATGTTTACCCGGGTCATCTCTGTTGCTGCTGACATGGACCAGGAGGAAGTGGCTCGCACGATTGAAAAATACGATTTCATTGCTGTTCCGGTAGTGGACGATAATGATGTTTTGCTTGGAATCGTAACGGTAGACGATGTGCTTGATGTTTTGATCGAAGAAGCGAATGAGGACATTGAAAAGCTATCAGCTTCGGGAAAATCCATTGATTTTAACACCAGTGCCTTCGTTGCTTCTTACCGCCGGCTTCCGTGGCTGATCTTGCTCCTGTTCATCGGCATTATCTCCGGAAGTATTATTTCTGCTTTTGAGGATACGCTGTCAAAGGTCGTATCGCTCGCATTCTTCATGCCGATGATCGCTGGAATGACCGGAAATACGGGTACACAATCACTCGCTGTAGTGGTCCGTGGGCTTGTTTCCAATGACATCGATAAAAAGGTCGTCTGGCGCCTCATCTTCCGTGAATTTGGAGTCGGGCTGATCATTGGCACTACCTGCGGAATTCTTATCGCACTCGTTGCTTTTTTCTGGCAGGGAAATGCCATTTTGGGATTGGTCGTTGGAAGCTCACTGTTTTTGACTCTTATTATTGGAACCCTTGCAGGAACGCTGATTCCACTTCTTTTATATCGTTTTAACGTCGACCCAGCCGTCGCTTCAGGGCCGCTGATTACAACACTCAACGATATTTTTTCATTGCTTGTCTATTTTGGGACTGCGTCGATCTTTATTTCTCATCTAATATGA
- a CDS encoding NAD(P)H-dependent oxidoreductase, whose amino-acid sequence MNHVIVYCHPAKESFNMALVETYTEELKKSGHTVAVRNLYSSGFQPVLTQEEYEQSLAFMYSTDIKKEQELLTWCDCLTLIYPVWWGGMPALLKGYIDRVFSYGFAYELDGEEPIPQLKGKSAVSICTTGTPSEIYEKNGMHHAMNLARDHSIFEFCGMEVKRSIYFGNVIHSPESERERMLQCVRSLGSSF is encoded by the coding sequence ATGAATCATGTCATAGTGTACTGCCACCCGGCTAAAGAAAGTTTCAACATGGCTTTGGTGGAGACATATACAGAGGAATTAAAGAAGAGCGGGCACACAGTGGCTGTCAGAAATCTGTATTCTTCTGGATTTCAGCCGGTTCTGACACAAGAGGAATATGAACAGTCCCTGGCTTTTATGTACAGCACTGATATTAAAAAAGAACAGGAGTTGCTTACCTGGTGTGACTGCCTTACGCTCATCTATCCGGTCTGGTGGGGAGGCATGCCTGCGTTGCTTAAAGGGTATATTGACAGGGTATTCAGCTACGGTTTTGCTTATGAACTGGATGGAGAAGAACCCATTCCGCAGTTGAAAGGAAAATCCGCAGTTTCAATCTGCACGACTGGAACGCCTTCTGAGATCTACGAAAAGAACGGTATGCATCATGCAATGAATCTCGCGCGGGATCATAGTATTTTTGAATTTTGCGGAATGGAGGTCAAGCGGTCCATCTATTTTGGCAACGTAATCCATTCTCCCGAATCAGAGAGAGAAAGAATGCTGCAATGCGTTCGAAGCCTAGGTTCGTCTTTCTAA
- a CDS encoding MarR family winged helix-turn-helix transcriptional regulator has product MSDKRTESIAELETSFQTVFRTFRKDINDLFSDDVPSNEFGVLNLLKDKDFLTASELAAEMKVSSSHITGVTDRLIKKGMITRERSVTDRRIVYVKITEKGHSVAEKLASIRRDYFREKFSGLSDEEMERMVDYLNRMI; this is encoded by the coding sequence ATGAGTGATAAACGCACGGAATCTATTGCAGAGCTCGAAACCAGCTTCCAAACCGTCTTTCGGACATTCAGGAAAGACATCAATGACCTTTTTTCTGATGATGTCCCCTCCAATGAGTTCGGAGTGCTGAATCTGTTAAAAGATAAAGATTTTCTTACTGCATCTGAACTGGCAGCAGAAATGAAGGTGTCTTCAAGCCACATTACCGGAGTAACAGACCGTCTAATAAAAAAAGGTATGATCACAAGAGAACGTTCAGTTACTGACCGAAGAATCGTATACGTTAAAATAACAGAAAAAGGCCATTCTGTTGCAGAAAAACTGGCTTCCATCCGCCGGGACTATTTCAGAGAAAAGTTCTCCGGGCTCTCTGATGAGGAAATGGAAAGAATGGTAGACTACTTAAACCGAATGATTTAG
- a CDS encoding N-acetylmuramoyl-L-alanine amidase — MIGNRYSITSMLIDKKWRHRPGGNRIPRYAVAHDTGNEGSTALQNFNYFNSRHLAASAHVFIDDQDILMIIPLREKTWHVRRQVSDANDWAIGVELCYGGKISWVEAYKRYVWFFSWLCQTYEWNPTLHIKGHFQLDPGRRKDPVNALKRNGKSFEDFLQDVKDQLEIIKREGEGVHRVNEKKRDRLYRVQIGCFRQKGNAEEAAQKAIKAGFDAIILVDESS; from the coding sequence TTGATAGGGAATCGTTACAGTATCACTTCTATGCTGATTGATAAAAAGTGGAGGCACAGGCCAGGCGGCAACAGAATACCGAGGTACGCGGTGGCCCATGATACTGGAAATGAAGGCTCCACTGCCCTGCAAAATTTCAACTATTTTAACAGCAGGCATTTAGCCGCTTCTGCTCATGTATTTATTGATGATCAGGACATCCTGATGATCATCCCGCTGCGCGAGAAAACCTGGCATGTCAGAAGACAGGTGTCTGATGCGAACGACTGGGCTATAGGAGTGGAGTTATGCTATGGCGGAAAGATTTCATGGGTAGAAGCATATAAACGATATGTCTGGTTTTTTTCCTGGCTGTGCCAAACCTATGAATGGAATCCCACTCTGCATATTAAAGGACATTTTCAGCTGGATCCGGGCAGGCGGAAAGACCCTGTGAACGCGTTAAAAAGGAATGGGAAGAGTTTTGAAGATTTTCTTCAGGATGTAAAAGATCAATTGGAAATCATAAAAAGGGAAGGAGAAGGCGTGCATCGGGTTAACGAAAAAAAGCGTGACAGGCTCTATCGTGTTCAAATCGGCTGTTTTAGACAAAAAGGGAATGCAGAAGAGGCAGCACAGAAAGCCATTAAAGCAGGATTTGATGCGATTATTCTTGTGGATGAATCTTCATAA
- the abc-f gene encoding ribosomal protection-like ABC-F family protein: MIICSANGLTKSFGGHTVFNNISLEIHSTDRIGLIGRNGTGKSTLFKLLAGTEHPDEGSVHLKKGSAAGYLEQVPVRSDNASVYEVFMQSFSELHEIQEKINALTAKMSENPNEKQLDKWLNQLYGLQETYEEMGGYSIESKISGIVKGLGLDAVKDQPFSSISGGEKTKAGLGCLLLQEPDLLLLDEPTNHLDLSTMEWLEDYLLKYKGAVVIISHDRYFLDRTVNKIYDLEDGEVILYHGNYSAFSAEKEKRLLAEFAQYQEQQKRIKKMQEAIKRLRDWAIRGDNGDLHRRARSMERAIERMQKIKRPVLNRRKTEISFQMKDRSGKEVLSMLDVTASYPGREILKQVDLFIRFGEKVAIVGNNGTGKSTLLKAILGEQEVTGLIEIGRSVKLGYLSQTGLNSHPDETVLSAFREAVPVDEGTARHLLAKFLFYGQSVFKKVRDLSGGENTRLRFAQLVNQDVNLLLLDEPTNHLDIDSREVLEDALEEYNGTVVAVSHDRYFLNKLFNRVAWVHEGEIKEYLGTYDEARLQR; the protein is encoded by the coding sequence ATGATTATTTGTTCCGCGAACGGACTCACAAAAAGCTTCGGAGGACATACCGTATTTAATAATATATCTCTGGAAATCCATAGCACAGACCGGATAGGCCTGATCGGGCGTAACGGAACCGGAAAAAGTACTTTATTTAAACTGCTTGCGGGTACAGAGCATCCGGACGAAGGAAGTGTTCATCTCAAGAAAGGATCGGCGGCGGGCTATTTGGAGCAGGTGCCGGTCCGATCGGATAATGCCTCGGTTTATGAGGTGTTTATGCAGTCCTTTTCTGAACTTCATGAAATTCAAGAAAAAATAAATGCTCTGACTGCAAAAATGAGTGAGAATCCAAATGAAAAGCAGCTGGATAAATGGCTGAATCAGCTATATGGCCTTCAGGAGACATATGAAGAAATGGGAGGGTATTCCATCGAATCCAAGATTAGCGGAATCGTAAAAGGCCTCGGTCTTGACGCTGTAAAAGACCAGCCATTCTCTTCCATCAGCGGAGGTGAAAAGACAAAGGCAGGGCTCGGATGCCTGCTTCTGCAGGAGCCGGATCTGCTTTTGCTTGATGAACCGACCAACCATCTTGATTTAAGTACGATGGAATGGCTTGAAGACTATTTGCTGAAATACAAGGGGGCTGTCGTCATCATCTCCCATGACCGCTATTTCCTGGATCGTACCGTGAACAAAATTTATGATCTGGAAGACGGAGAAGTGATCCTCTATCACGGGAATTATAGTGCTTTTTCAGCTGAAAAAGAAAAACGCCTGCTTGCTGAATTTGCTCAGTATCAGGAACAGCAAAAAAGAATAAAAAAAATGCAGGAGGCCATTAAGCGTCTGCGCGACTGGGCGATCAGGGGTGACAATGGCGATCTTCACAGACGGGCCCGCAGCATGGAACGGGCTATAGAAAGGATGCAGAAAATCAAACGTCCGGTACTTAACCGCAGAAAGACAGAAATCTCGTTTCAGATGAAGGATCGAAGCGGAAAAGAAGTCCTTTCTATGCTGGATGTGACGGCAAGCTATCCTGGCAGGGAGATACTGAAACAAGTTGATCTTTTTATCCGTTTTGGTGAAAAGGTTGCAATTGTAGGCAACAATGGGACAGGAAAGTCTACCTTGTTAAAAGCGATCTTAGGGGAGCAGGAAGTCACTGGTCTTATCGAGATTGGAAGATCCGTTAAACTTGGGTACCTTTCCCAGACCGGACTGAACAGTCACCCGGATGAAACGGTATTGTCTGCTTTTCGCGAAGCTGTTCCTGTTGATGAAGGGACAGCAAGGCATTTGCTTGCCAAGTTTTTATTTTATGGACAGTCCGTGTTCAAGAAGGTGAGGGATTTAAGCGGAGGAGAGAATACCCGCCTTCGCTTTGCACAGCTCGTCAACCAGGATGTCAATCTGCTGCTGCTTGATGAGCCGACCAACCATCTGGATATTGATTCACGTGAAGTCCTGGAGGATGCCCTGGAAGAATATAACGGAACTGTGGTAGCTGTATCGCATGACCGGTATTTCTTAAATAAGCTCTTCAACCGTGTGGCCTGGGTTCATGAAGGAGAGATCAAAGAATATTTAGGCACTTATGATGAGGCTCGGCTTCAAAGGTAG
- a CDS encoding STAS domain-containing protein, which translates to MDKDLRALGDRIVQHKVELAEAVTQNRIKNGINPPNDQQKQLLIDWRIELFQFIGEALFSNLEQSEKRFLEWGKKSGEIAVEINLSLDTALDSTRLYRTIIWEFIGKEVERNDYDNHTVMKAVTIIDPLLDKVVYSFSVAYVDYNHHLLDLARDALEELSVPVVRLTQTVGVLPLVGPIDTHRSKLIMEIALNECMEMQIEHLYIDLSGVPIIDTMVAHNLFQVITSLKLLGVDVTLTGMRPELAQTVVALGISFEGFSIAGSLHQALGQKGLLQSV; encoded by the coding sequence ATGGACAAGGACTTAAGAGCTCTGGGAGACCGCATTGTTCAGCATAAAGTGGAACTTGCTGAGGCCGTAACACAGAATCGGATAAAGAATGGGATCAATCCGCCGAATGACCAGCAAAAGCAGCTTTTAATCGATTGGCGCATTGAACTGTTTCAATTCATCGGTGAAGCATTATTCTCAAACCTCGAACAATCAGAAAAAAGATTTTTAGAATGGGGAAAAAAAAGCGGGGAAATTGCGGTAGAAATCAATTTGTCCCTTGATACAGCCCTCGATTCTACACGGCTTTACCGGACGATCATCTGGGAATTCATTGGAAAAGAAGTGGAAAGAAATGATTACGATAACCATACAGTCATGAAGGCTGTGACTATTATTGATCCATTATTGGATAAGGTGGTTTATTCTTTCAGCGTGGCCTATGTGGACTATAATCATCATCTGCTCGACTTGGCCAGAGATGCACTTGAAGAGCTGTCTGTTCCTGTTGTCCGCCTTACGCAGACGGTCGGGGTCCTGCCTCTCGTCGGTCCCATTGATACACACCGCTCGAAATTGATCATGGAGATCGCTCTTAATGAATGTATGGAGATGCAGATTGAGCACCTTTATATTGATTTATCAGGTGTTCCAATCATTGATACGATGGTCGCCCATAACCTTTTTCAAGTGATTACATCCTTAAAGCTTCTCGGTGTGGATGTAACATTGACAGGCATGCGGCCAGAACTTGCTCAGACCGTTGTTGCTCTGGGAATTAGCTTTGAGGGATTTTCCATCGCAGGAAGCCTTCATCAGGCACTGGGACAGAAAGGATTATTGCAAAGCGTGTAA
- a CDS encoding WYL domain-containing protein, which yields MNRLLMRCVSERSPFMMIYQSGGGQFTQRYVFPISCEGETLTAYCCLRKQIRTFKLSNILSVAGKTA from the coding sequence ATGAATCGATTGCTGATGCGTTGTGTGTCTGAACGTTCTCCCTTTATGATGATCTATCAGTCTGGCGGCGGGCAGTTTACTCAGCGTTACGTTTTTCCGATTTCTTGTGAAGGAGAAACGTTAACCGCCTATTGCTGTCTTCGAAAACAAATCCGTACGTTTAAGCTGTCTAATATTTTGTCGGTTGCCGGAAAAACGGCCTGA
- a CDS encoding serine/threonine protein kinase, which yields MKKYTQLAEELTQEVKIISRNPGDPVEVLFAPEPWELLGCGNYAAVFVRPDFPDQVVKIYGRNHEDLLEEISVYRQLGEHPGYSRCYGYGERHLILKRIEGITLYDCLHKGVKISENVIRDVDEALCYARNRGLFPRDVHGKNVMISNGRGIIVDVSDFCKKEECYKWRDLRKAYFKIYQPFFYRFPLRVPYPVLNGVRIGYRWYKRWKMKK from the coding sequence ATGAAAAAGTATACGCAGTTAGCAGAGGAGTTAACACAAGAAGTAAAAATAATTAGCAGGAATCCCGGTGATCCTGTGGAAGTTCTGTTCGCTCCTGAACCGTGGGAGCTTCTGGGCTGCGGCAATTATGCTGCCGTTTTCGTCCGTCCTGATTTCCCTGACCAAGTCGTTAAGATTTATGGCAGAAATCATGAAGACCTGCTTGAAGAGATATCTGTTTACCGGCAGCTGGGGGAGCACCCTGGATATTCACGCTGTTACGGATATGGAGAACGCCACTTGATCCTAAAGCGAATCGAAGGAATAACACTTTATGATTGCCTGCATAAAGGGGTGAAAATTTCCGAAAACGTGATTCGTGACGTGGATGAAGCACTGTGCTATGCTCGAAACCGCGGCCTTTTTCCCCGGGATGTTCACGGGAAAAATGTAATGATTTCTAATGGGCGGGGAATCATTGTGGATGTTTCAGATTTTTGCAAGAAAGAGGAATGCTATAAATGGAGAGATTTAAGAAAGGCTTATTTTAAGATCTATCAGCCGTTCTTTTATAGATTCCCTCTTAGAGTTCCTTATCCGGTGCTGAATGGTGTACGAATCGGCTATCGATGGTACAAAAGATGGAAAATGAAAAAATAG
- a CDS encoding GGDEF domain-containing protein, which yields MPETDIADLKSRLYNLHIESIPSIIERHLLHLEKNELFVPFLAYTDSEYQMHLKWMLTALIKGIFIHNEEFNSCMERIEDRGFKQGHDFAGQRAIPHQLLPLLAKSLRQAGNSVIQNLIKEETAENKLFFLERWGHAANSLMIGVLSGYFSKQVTDLKELSIRDPLTNLYNRRYFYHCLETEVLKAKRGQYPLSLIMMDINDFKEINDQFGHHMGDELLQQIAFFAEKLQMDLGFRFGGDEFVFLIPGHTEQTAYQLAGQIDLYLRSWNEKVSLAYGTIRLHADAVDNIDHYLRLADERMYMNKRDIKQ from the coding sequence ATGCCAGAAACGGACATCGCCGACCTCAAAAGCCGTCTTTATAACCTTCATATCGAATCCATTCCCAGCATTATCGAGAGGCATCTTCTTCATCTGGAAAAGAATGAACTGTTTGTTCCCTTCCTGGCCTATACAGATTCAGAATACCAGATGCATCTTAAATGGATGTTAACTGCCTTGATAAAAGGCATTTTTATACATAATGAAGAATTTAACTCCTGCATGGAACGAATTGAAGATCGGGGTTTCAAGCAGGGACATGATTTTGCCGGGCAAAGGGCTATCCCCCATCAGCTCCTTCCTCTTTTAGCAAAGAGTCTGAGGCAGGCGGGCAACAGTGTTATTCAGAACCTGATTAAGGAAGAAACAGCTGAAAACAAACTGTTTTTTCTGGAGAGATGGGGACATGCTGCCAATTCTTTAATGATCGGGGTTTTAAGCGGTTATTTTTCAAAACAAGTAACCGATCTGAAAGAACTGAGCATCAGAGACCCATTGACGAACCTATATAACAGGCGTTACTTTTATCATTGCCTGGAAACAGAGGTCCTGAAGGCAAAAAGGGGCCAATATCCACTGTCACTGATTATGATGGACATCAATGATTTTAAAGAGATCAATGACCAGTTCGGGCATCATATGGGAGACGAGCTGCTGCAGCAGATCGCTTTCTTTGCGGAAAAGCTGCAAATGGATCTCGGCTTCCGGTTTGGAGGCGACGAGTTTGTATTCTTGATTCCCGGCCATACAGAACAAACAGCCTATCAGCTGGCCGGCCAGATTGATCTGTATTTGCGTTCGTGGAATGAAAAGGTCTCGCTGGCCTATGGAACCATTCGCCTGCATGCGGATGCGGTTGACAATATTGATCATTACCTGCGTCTTGCGGATGAAAGAATGTACATGAATAAAAGAGACATAAAGCAATAA